In candidate division KSB1 bacterium, the genomic stretch CGACGATGCCCGCGGACTGGCCGCGAAACGCCGCGCCGTCGTCCACGTCCTGATTATAGGTCAGGCCCGAGACGTTCGCCCACCCGCCAAAGATGCCGGCGAAGATGCCTTGCCATTCCGCCTCGGAATCAAAGAGCTCGTTCATGCGCTCGAAGAGGACGTTGGGCTGACCATCCGCGCTCACTCCGTCAGGCACGAAGCTGTAGGTCAAGTGTACCGGCTCGCCCTGCGCGCCGGTCCCGCCGTCGGTGGCCGTCTGGCTCCAGCGTTCGCCGATGTTGAAGTCCGCCGAGGTCCGCTCCCATATCCGATGCTGCCATTCCGCCATATAGTCGGCCGGCGTGCCCGGAGCGAAACAGACGGCAAGCGGCGGACGGCACGGATCCGGTTGATATATGGAGACAATCGGACGTTCCGCGACGGAACCGACCGAACCACCACAGATCAGAATTGCGAGGCAAAGCAGGAAGCCGCCGGTGAGCAGTGCGACAGTTTTCATGGCCAGGGAAACCCCTAAATATTGTAACTCAGTGACTTACGCCACGGCACCCGCTGGACGTATCAATCCTATATTATACTGCAAAATCCGTACGATTTCAAGCGTCGCCCGGTCCGCCGGGTCAGTCCCTTCAATTATCCTCGGCCGCGAGCCGCGAAATTTGCACTTCTTGAGTTGGCCGCTTGTTTCGCATTTCCAATTATGTTAGCTTCCTTCAGTGCGTGGCGGAACCGATGGGCTCGCTATTTCCCGCAATTCCAGGTCCGATATCCCCGCACGTATTTGTCACGATTCGCGGAGCTTCGACGATGATTATGATTAAAAGGTTAGTTTGGCTGAGCGTCTTTCTGCTGGTGGGAGGACTGTCCGCACAAGCGCAATCCCATGAGGAATGTGGTACCGCTTCGCTCGCACCCTCCTCACTTCGACAATTTGGCGTACCCTACCTTGAATTACCGGGTCCGGATATCTCCCATCTGCCGGAGCAATATCAGCAGATGGCGATGCGGTTGTCCACCATTCCTGCCCACGAGCGGCCGCCGCTCATTTGCTGCTTCGCGCCGGGTACTGACCCGGAGATTGTCAACACGATCAGCCAGTTACTCTACGGACCCTTCAGTCCGCTGGATTTTCAACTGAATACGCGCTGGTCGAGTACGGTCATCAACGGCGGGACCGGTTCGCAGGGCGACTCGATCACGCTGACCTTCAGCTTCGTCCCCGACGGAACGACCATTCCCAGCGGAGTCGGTGAACCCTCCGCGTCAAGCGTTCTCTTCCGGCGATTTAACGCGCTGTTCGGGGACACGAGCATCTGGAAACCGAAGTTCCGGGCCGTGTTCGCGCGCTGGTCGGACCTGGCCGGGATCAATTACGTCGAAACGGTGGATGACGGCGCGTCGATGTTCGGCAGCGGCGGTTCGCTCGGAGTGCGCGGCGATGTTCGCATCGGGTCCAAGTATATCGACGGCGCCAGCAGCATCCTCGCGTACAACTACTTCCCAAATGGCGGCGACATGGTTCTGGACAGCGCGGAATCGTGGAATTCATCCACTTCGAACTATGTGTTCCTGCGCAATACCATCGCGCACGAGCATGGGCATGGGTTCGGGCTCTCGCACGTCTGTCCGACCAATAGCACGAAGCTGATGGAACCGTATCTGAATACCAATTTCGACGGGGGACAGCACGACGATGTGCGCGGAGCCCAGCGACACTACGGTGATGCACGCGAGGGCAACGACACTTCGACGCTCGCCAATAATCTGGGCACGCTCGGCAACGGCACGACAACTGTGAATGACGTTTCCTGCGACAATGCCACGGACAATGACTGGTACAAGTTCACGGTCGTCGCCGGGAAGGCCGTGGCCCTGACCCTGCATCCGGTAGGCCTAACCTATCTCGAAGGTCCGCAAGACGCGGACTGCGGGACAAACACGTCGATTACCACCACTGACGACCAGGACCTGAGCATGACGCTGGTCGGGACCAATGGCTCGACCGTGTTAGCGACGGCAAATTCGCAGCCGGCGGGTGTAGATGAAGTGATCTCGACCTACAACCTCACGGCCGCGGGGACCTACTATGTGCGCGTCCTCCCGCAGGCCGGGGCCACGACCGTGCAGATGTATCAGCTTAGTCTGCTGATCAGCGCCGCCGCCAATACGATCACGGTCGGATCACCGAACGGCGGGGAAATCTGGTACACGGGGACCACGCAGGCGATCAGTTGGACCTCCAACGGTGTGAGCGGGAATGTGCGGATCGACATCAATCGAACCTATCCTTCCGTGACGTGGGAGACGCTGATTGCCAGCACCGCAAATGACGGCAGCGAAAACTGGAGCGTGAGCGGAGCGACCGGCAGCACCAATCGAATTCGCATTGTGAGTGTGACCACGCCGACGATTGGCGACTCGTCTGATGCGAATTTCACCTTGTCGTTGCCGACGATTACGGTCGGGGCACCGAATGGCGGCGAGGTTTACTTCCTTGGAACCGCTTACACAATCAACTGGAGTTCCGTGGCCGTCTCGGGGAATGTGAATGTCGAACTCAACCGGAACTATGCGGGTGGCGCCTGGGAAGCCTTGTTCACGAATATCGCCAACGATGGCAACGAGTCGTGGACCGCGAGCGGCGCAACGAGCACGAATGCCAGAATCCGCGTGGCGAGCACTTCTACTCCGGCCATCAACGATGTGTCAAATGCCGCGTTCACCATCTCGAATCCGATGGTCACGGTGACCCGGCCCAACGGCGGAGAGTCGTTGAACGGAGCTGGACTCGAAGAAATTACCTGGACCAGCGGCGGTTTCTCCGGCAACGTGACGATTGAACTTGATCGAGACTATCCGACCGGCGGTTTTGTCACCTTGACCACCGTGCCGAACTCCGGCAGTTATGTGCTGACGCTGGGCGGGCCGCCGACAACGACGGCGAGAATCAGGGTAACCTCCGTCAGCGCACCGGTGGCAACGGACATCTCAAACGCGAACTTCACGATTACCGCGCCGAACGCGGCGCCTTCGTTGTACCATGCTCCGCATCAGGATGCCGCGGCGGGCAATGTATTGTTCGTGGCGACCGCGCTCGACGACTACAGCACGCCGACAGTCTCCCTGCACAAGCGCGTGGCCGGAGTCGGGAGTTATGATTCGACGGCGCTCGCGGCCACCGGGAATCCCGGAGAGTATTCTATACTCGTCGCGTTGATCGACAATACCTATGAGTATTTCCTGCGTGCGTACGACGCACAGGCGCTGTCGGCCACGACCGACACGTTCACGCTGGACGTCGGAGCGTGTGCATTGCCCACGGTCGTGCAGGATGACGGAACGGCTGAGGGGTACAACTGGAGCGGCACTCCGGGGTTCGAGTGGGCGATCAAGATCACGCCGACGGCGACGCCTTACGCACTTTGTCAGGCTGACGTAGCCGTGGCGGCGGCCCATCCGGACAGCTTCCACACCTCCATCCGCGTCAGAGTCCTGAGTGCCGACGGGCCCGGCGGTTTGCCGGGTACGGAATTGTGGAACGAAGTCTCTGGCTCCATCGGAAACCAGATCGGCGGACTGCCCGTCGGTCCGGTCTATTGGGCTTCGACGCTGATTAAGGATGGGTTGGGCGGTCCCTTAACGGTCACCGGGCCGTTTTACATCGCCGTGAGTGACCCTGAACCCGGCAAACACGAGGCGTTTGGCCGCGATGCCAATAGCTCGGCGGCGAACAGCTATTACTATGATGCGTGTGACCTTGCCTGGCATTCCGAGGCAGACGCGCTGCCGAACGCCCAGCACAGCGCCCGGATGATCCGT encodes the following:
- a CDS encoding matrixin family metalloprotease — encoded protein: MIKRLVWLSVFLLVGGLSAQAQSHEECGTASLAPSSLRQFGVPYLELPGPDISHLPEQYQQMAMRLSTIPAHERPPLICCFAPGTDPEIVNTISQLLYGPFSPLDFQLNTRWSSTVINGGTGSQGDSITLTFSFVPDGTTIPSGVGEPSASSVLFRRFNALFGDTSIWKPKFRAVFARWSDLAGINYVETVDDGASMFGSGGSLGVRGDVRIGSKYIDGASSILAYNYFPNGGDMVLDSAESWNSSTSNYVFLRNTIAHEHGHGFGLSHVCPTNSTKLMEPYLNTNFDGGQHDDVRGAQRHYGDAREGNDTSTLANNLGTLGNGTTTVNDVSCDNATDNDWYKFTVVAGKAVALTLHPVGLTYLEGPQDADCGTNTSITTTDDQDLSMTLVGTNGSTVLATANSQPAGVDEVISTYNLTAAGTYYVRVLPQAGATTVQMYQLSLLISAAANTITVGSPNGGEIWYTGTTQAISWTSNGVSGNVRIDINRTYPSVTWETLIASTANDGSENWSVSGATGSTNRIRIVSVTTPTIGDSSDANFTLSLPTITVGAPNGGEVYFLGTAYTINWSSVAVSGNVNVELNRNYAGGAWEALFTNIANDGNESWTASGATSTNARIRVASTSTPAINDVSNAAFTISNPMVTVTRPNGGESLNGAGLEEITWTSGGFSGNVTIELDRDYPTGGFVTLTTVPNSGSYVLTLGGPPTTTARIRVTSVSAPVATDISNANFTITAPNAAPSLYHAPHQDAAAGNVLFVATALDDYSTPTVSLHKRVAGVGSYDSTALAATGNPGEYSILVALIDNTYEYFLRAYDAQALSATTDTFTLDVGACALPTVVQDDGTAEGYNWSGTPGFEWAIKITPTATPYALCQADVAVAAAHPDSFHTSIRVRVLSADGPGGLPGTELWNEVSGSIGNQIGGLPVGPVYWASTLIKDGLGGPLTVTGPFYIAVSDPEPGKHEAFGRDANSSAANSYYYDACDLAWHSEADALPNAQHSARMIRAHGSALSAPSTLVISPSGNNILLNWQSTGAPYYRIYAGSSVSGPFTTLLGSTSTTSFTDIGVVPSTAVRFYLVVASTEP